The Blautia obeum ATCC 29174 region GAGGAAAGTTCCTGCCGGCTAGATATGGTGGTCAATATCAGATTATGGATATGTGGCCAATGCAGAGTAACTATGTAACTCCAATCATGGATGATGTTGGTATCTGGGGCGGAGAAGGAAAACTTTATTATCGATATAGTGATCCAAGAACAGGAAAACAGTATCTGTTTAAGGATAGTGAAGTGATGCATTTTAAAACCTGGTACAGCCTGGATGGATTCATGGGAGAGTCCGTGAGAAGTATATTGTCTCATACGGTCGATGGAGCAAATGCCAGCCAGAGATATATGAATCAATTGTACGAAAACGGGCTTACAGCAAGAATGGCCATGCAATACACCGGAGATCTAAGCGATGAGAAAGTGAAAAAATTACAGAAAAAGTTCGCCGATGGTTTGTCAGGACCTCAGAATGCAGGAAAAATCGTGCCGGTTCCCATAGGATTGACATTGACTCCATTGAATGTAAGCCTGGCAGATGCTCAGTTTTTCGAATTGAGAAAATACAGCGCTTTACAGATTGCCGGTGCGTTTGGAATTAAGCCAAACCAGATTAATAATTATGAAAAGTCCAGTTATTCAAATAGTGAGACACAGCAGCTGGCTTTTTTAGTAGAAACCATGTCATACAGAATCAAAATGTATGAGGAAGAAATCAATGGAAAAGTCTTAATGCCGGATGAGATTGCTGATCAAAAGTTTTACAAATTCAATGAACGGTCAATCTTAAGAACTGACAGTAAGACTCAGATGGAAAATCTTTCAAAAGCTGTAAATAATGGAATATACATGCCAAATGAAGCTAGAGAATATCTCGATATGCCGGCAGCTGATGGTGGAGATGTATTGATGGTCAATGGAAATTATATTCCTATAACACAAGTTGGAGCCCAGTATACTAAAGGAGGTGAAGGAAATGCTGACGATTAATATCAAAGGAGACATTATCAGCAATGATGATAAATGGATTTACGACTGGTTTGAAATGGATGCGACATGTCCTCGCGATGTGACGGATATTTTAAACAGCGCTGCAGTAGATGAGGAAATCGAAGTACTTGTGAATTCTGGTGGTGGATCTGTTATGGCCGGTCAGGAAATATATAGTGCCCTTAAACAGAAGAAAAATGTCGTGATCAAAATTCAGAGTATGGCCGGAAGTGCGGCTGGTGTCATAGCAATGGCTGGAAAGTGTCAGATGAGTCCTGTGGCAATGATCATGATACATAATGTATCTATGTCAGGAGCTTCTGGTGATTATCATGATATGCAGAAAAATGCAGAGATTCTGAAGCAGATG contains the following coding sequences:
- a CDS encoding phage portal protein, translated to MNIAKRIKNAIQALKGQTVELNDKELLEWLGISTTNYKAVSEVTYYTCLKLLAETLGKMPLKYYQQTERGRIRADPTTAGILMSVRPNPYMTPTTMWTTVEQNCQHYGNGYIWIRGKFLPARYGGQYQIMDMWPMQSNYVTPIMDDVGIWGGEGKLYYRYSDPRTGKQYLFKDSEVMHFKTWYSLDGFMGESVRSILSHTVDGANASQRYMNQLYENGLTARMAMQYTGDLSDEKVKKLQKKFADGLSGPQNAGKIVPVPIGLTLTPLNVSLADAQFFELRKYSALQIAGAFGIKPNQINNYEKSSYSNSETQQLAFLVETMSYRIKMYEEEINGKVLMPDEIADQKFYKFNERSILRTDSKTQMENLSKAVNNGIYMPNEAREYLDMPAADGGDVLMVNGNYIPITQVGAQYTKGGEGNADD
- a CDS encoding head maturation protease, ClpP-related: MLTINIKGDIISNDDKWIYDWFEMDATCPRDVTDILNSAAVDEEIEVLVNSGGGSVMAGQEIYSALKQKKNVVIKIQSMAGSAAGVIAMAGKCQMSPVAMIMIHNVSMSGASGDYHDMQKNAEILKQMNSALAAAYTEKSGRSLDEILKLMDRETWLTANQCLDYGFVDEIMSEQHNQQYTNSYNGMWLTDELRQQAIEEKRNVENKKKEARELIEDLDMYGV